The Setaria viridis chromosome 9, Setaria_viridis_v4.0, whole genome shotgun sequence sequence TTCCCAAATATGCAGTTAGTAGCCtttttctgttttatttttcttacaaACAAGGTCAACCCTTGCAAAGTTGAAATACCGCCTGCAACTGCAGAAGCTAGCCACAGCTGTTCATAAAACTATTCGAAAACATTGGGGTTTTGCTGCTATGGTCAACCATGGACAAGGGCCAACAGTGTTTGTACTAGGCAAAACGTTCTGAATCAATACAATAAAAAAGCTTGCAGCAAATAAACTTTCTACAACTAGCAAGCAATGGGCTGAGTGTATCCACAAGACAGAGGCACAGGGCATACCTCACCACCTTCAACGGGGATGCCTAGCGCACGCAATATTGAAGTCATATCCCAATATCTCCTTTCCAGATCTTCAAGTTCCTTTCTTACTACGCCCCGATACTGCTCCTTTAGCTGTATAGCTTCTTCATTCTacaggaagaaagaaaaggtaaCAGTTATATAATGCCAAAAAAGTATTGACAATTAACAAATAATTGTGCTAGCATCACATTGTAGACTGGTGCAATAAGAGACCTTTCTCTGTGATTCACGGACTTCTTGCAATCTTTGTTTTTGTCTCTTCTCCATGTCAAGCAATCGTTGAGCCTcagctttctttctctttcgcAATTTCTTTGCTTCCTCAGCCTGCAATAATATTTTCCAACAAAGAACCATAATCAAGAGTCATGTGACGGATCCAAACATTCCATACGTGCCACCTGTTTTGATCATTACATATTTTTTTGCAGGAAGTTTTTAAAACTAAGCGTTGAATTTTATGTTCCCAAATCCATGCACACGTAACATAGTTCTAGTATAGTTTAGAATTAATTCATGGTGGCCAAATACTGTACCTGTATTTGTAGCTGCCGCTGTCTGGAAGCCCACTCCTCCTCTGCTGCCCGTTTGTACTCAATTGATTCTTTGTGTCTTTCACGTTCACCAATCACTGAAGCATGTGATGGTTCCGGTGGTGACTGATCCTTTTGTGAATATTCACCATCAGGTATTTTCTCATCAATCTTATCAGGAGTACTGACAGACATTGGAGGACTTCCATCTTTCCGATCTGCTGAGGAGTTTCCGGGAAACACCATATTCGCAGAGACAAATTTATAGACAAAGGTTCCATCTGCGCGAGGAGTTTGAAACCCTTCTGAAGTTTTTTGAGGAACAACCCCTTCTTCATTTGAACATTCCTTGGCACTAGGCGCTGAAGAAGGGCCATGGTGATCCTTTGAAACGCCAGTATTATTTTGCACACCTCCCTTACAAGCATCACTAGAACTCTGAAATATGTTCTCATCGGGATGGGGTTCTGCATGGACATCCTTTGCACTGCTATTTGTATCCTGCATGCCTTCTGTTCCTTCTCCAACATTTCCATTAGAACATTTTTTGGCATTTGGCACCGAAGGACCTTGGCCATCCTTCACACCGTTGGCACTACTTTGAACGTGTTCAGAACCCTCCTTTGTACCACCAGTATCGTTGTGTGAGTCACCCTTCCATGCGGTGCTAAAATAAGTCTCATCCAGATTGCATCCCGCACCAAAGAAACCCTCTGAATCCTTATATGGTTGTGCCTCCGACCTGGCACATGATTCAAATGCAGCAGCCCAACCATCCTCACGCTCATGGACACCATGaggcatcttcttccttgaagCAGCCGTCTCCCACATCTCTCGGGCCGTCCCAGACGTATCATCCAGAATCTCGCAATCCGAGCTGCCACCATCATCAGTGTCAAAGTCCCACCCCTCGGACAAATCACTGTCCGATGTGCTATCGAACCCGTATCTGTTCCCCGGGGAACCCCGCCCCGGTGTCATCGATGCCGGAGACCCAGACGACGCACGGGAGGTGCTGGGGCCTGCCTTATCCCACCCAGCACCTTCCCCCACGTCTTCATCATCGTCTATGGTGATCACGTTACCAGACAAGCCGTTCCCTTTCCTGGCCTGGCACCCAGGCGCCGCCGCAGGCGTCGGTGGCGGAGCTGCGCCACCAATAATGAAAACCTCCGGTTCCGAGGCATCTTCGccaccatcgtcgtcctcgtcgaTGACCACCACGTTGCGAGGCGCCACCGGGCAGCTCCGCACGGTCCGGGTGGGCCCCTGGAAGGGGTTGAAGTTGCTGAACCGCCCCCACGACATGGCAAGCCCGGCCACGAGAGGATCACCGCGGCAGGGCGGCGGCTAGAGCATGCCGGAACCCGCGGCAAACCCTGGGCGGCTACGCGTCGATCCTGCGCGGGGGGAAGACGGCGGGGACACGCAGATTCAATCAAACACGATCGTGGCCAATGCGAAATCGGGAACCCTAATCTCCAAGAAGGGGGGAGGAAGGAGGCAACTTACCGTGGtagcgacgccggcggcgagaatTTGGATGGAATTGAATCTGGGACCGTCGGCCCCGAGCCAggtctcccccgccgccgcctgctcgaTTTGGGAAAGGGGAGGAGGGGATTTGGTTCGGAGATGGAGCCGGTTGGTGACTTGGTGTGGGGACGAAGGAAGGGGATCGATCGGGCTCGTCGGGCACCAGCCGCACCGCAGCGGATGAAATCCGGCCACCCTTGTCTTTCGGATTTGGACTATGGATGGGGCCGTTTCTATTTGGAAAAGCGGCGGGGTGGGAGGCGGAGACCGCGGGGGCGCACGGGAGGACTCgggaggggccggcgggggagcagccgaggaggggaggggaaaagTTGCCAAACCACGAGCCGGAGAGGCGAAATTGGTCACGCTTCTTCCGGGATCTTACCCCGATCCGCGCACGGTCGTTTTCGGGGTTTtttcgccggccgcgcgcgtgagGGGTGGCGTGCGCCCGCTGGGCCGCGGAGCACGGGCGCGCGTATGccggctgggctgggctgggctgggctgggccgcGTGTCACATCAAGTTCGGCGAGagtttgttattttttttttatctcgcCAGTCTTTCAGAAATACCACCAAATTATCATATAAGGAATCAAAAAGCTACCACTAAAAGATATCATTCTGGTGGTATTTCGTTCAAACGATAATTTGGTGATATCTTCCAGTGAGTGATACTGTGTCCATGATCTGATACTGAATTCAGAATTCGGATACAGCAATCCTTCCATGGTTTCAGCAATCTATGTCAACTGCAAACACTAACGTAGTTACAAAGTATTACACCAAAACTACACACGATTTTATATGTATCCATGTATACATTTAACTGGTTTGAAAGCCAATCTGGCAATCTGTACACGTGTGGCCACCAGTCACCACATAAGGTGCAGGTACAACCCCCCGAGCATTCTTACTGCTACAGGAGTGAATGGTTTGCATCTGGTCGTGACAGAGACCATCTGCACACATCATTCATGCTATATAGTGTAGCTCATACAGCCACACCTTAACAATTGGAGTAATTCAGGACATTAATGTAAATCACAAACTAGTCGAACCTGCCATGCACTCTGACGTGTCGTCGTGCATCGCTTGGATTCGATGGAACATCACCCACACGTACAGTACAATACTATAGGCTGCGATCGCTGATCTCGATGCGATTGGCACGTACGGTGGATATAGCATAGCTAGACGGGGTAGGACGGCAGCTTGGCGAGGCCGCAGACGCCCGGCCCGCGGTCGCCGCGGCGGATCCGGACGTAGCCGCCCTCGCCCCACGACGCGCCCCACGAGTTCTTCATCACCCAGTACCGGgtgccgtcgccggcggtgccGTACCCGACGGCCGTGACGGCGTGGTTCAGCTCCGTGCCGCAGGCCCCGGACAGGACGCCGCCGCCATAGAACCGGAAGGCCGGGTCCGCGCCGTTGATGGCCACGGACACCGGCTGGCGCGCCACGGCCGCGGCCAGCGCGGCCTCGCTCTCGCGCGGCACGTCCTCGTGGCCCCGGATGgacgcggcgcgcgccgcggcggcggcggagcggcagggcccgtcgtcgccgtcgtacGGGTACCCCGACTCGGAGGCcagcccgccgcggcgcgcgatgAACTGGAAGGCGTCGTCCATGAGGCCGCCCTCGCAGCCCTGGtcctcgccgtcgacgtcgcAGTCCACCAGCTCCTGCTCCGACAGCGACACCAGACGGCCCGTCCGGATCTTGTTCAGcccttccaccgccgccaccgccgagaaCGCCCAGCAACAACCTGCGACAGTGCATGTATGCTGCCATGTTGTATTTGGACAGATAACCACATAAAAAACTCCAGTAATTGTCTAATTGATGATGTAAAAAACAAACTTCCTTATTGATTCAAATTACCAAAAGTGCACGCACCAGTAGACTCTAGTCTTCTATCAGTACAACAATCTCCACTAGTCTACTGTCTGTTCCGCTTTAACCTTTCCGTTTTGACCGCACGCGTGCGTTACGAAAAAGCTAGCGAGATGGAGACATGTCCACGCACGCAGTATGTTTTAACCTAACTTCAATTGATTTTCCATTCCAATTTCTACTTAAAATCAGTTGAAACTATTATTCATTTTACATTCATCATGCatgtggtgtgtgtgtgtgtgtgtgtgtgtgtgtgcaggtGGCGCGTGTTTAATTTCGTACCGCAATCTCCTTGGTCCTTGACGCCGGTGACGGCGCCCATGGCCCGCCAGTCCACGCTCTGCGGCGCGTCGGCCAGGCTGACGTTCTCGTACCTgaaccggccgccgccgtggctcccggcggccggcgcagccgGGCGCCGGTACCCGGTCCTGGCGGCCCGGAACTCCTCGTCGGTGAGGTCGGCGAACCTGTTGGTGACCAGCCGGTGGCCGTGCTTCCCCGCGGCGTTGAGCGAGTCGATCAGCCTCGCGTTGGCACGGAAGATCTCCAGCCGCCGCgccttctccgcctcgtcctTGTACGCGCGCCCGTGCTCCGCCATCCACGCCTCGTGCCGCAGcgccatcgcggcggcggcgtcgtcctcCCCGGCGGCCAGCTCTCGCGCCGCGAGCGCACGGGGAGCGGCGCACACGCTAACCACGGCGAGAACGGCGAGCATGATGAGCCGTGACACGGACATgtttgcaacaacaaaaaaaaaagttcaagtGCTATGCACCCAGCAGAGAGCTCAGGTGTGTGCTGTGTGCTGTGGGGAGCAGCCACTAGTTTTGGCCCAAAGCAAGTGGCTACTTCCTGGCCGAAATCTGCAATGCAGGGATGGCTTTATATAGAGCGTCGTCAGGGGCAGGAAAgaacaacccaaaaaaaaaagagttaggCAGTTAACTGTCACTACTACTCTGTTAGTGCTAACAGGCGAATTAGCCTAACACAAATCATCCATCCATGGAGGAATCACGATGATTGGCACGAAGAAAAGAGCCGTGAAGTAAGCTCCAACATGGACCGTTCTCACTCACATTTCATTCACTCATTCTCTTGAAAGGATCCAAAATTCAGACGCATTTACACATAAACCTGATGCAGCTGGTGGACATCAGCATTCATTAGATAACGAACATGATGTTACCTGccgtctttttttttccccccgAGCGAGACGGGCAAGAACATGGAGTCCACATGAATGCTACCGTTGCTTGCATTGGGTCCCTGCAAGGCAGGGCGCAGGCTCTCTGCTGGTTGGAGCTTGGAATTGGATTGGTGGCGGGAGCCAGCGGCTCTCCTCGATCGAGCCATGAGTGATTCCTGGGGTTCTTATGGTCAAGTGATGTGGATTTTGGATTCCTATACGGTAGCCTCTGAATCCCTTGGCTCGCAGTTGAGAGATTGGGGGCCTCTTATCCTCCGAGAGATTGGGACTAACAATTGCGTGGATATGAAGAGCGCCTAGGTGTCATTTGGGATGCAGGAATTCATATACATTCCTTCGAAATTATGATTATTTCTTACTACGAGTTTACAAGAAACTTTGACTGCAGTAGGTCAGCTATAGTAAAAACATGATGATAGGCCCACCGGTCTCGTCAGATTGGATCTGTAAAGACTGCACGAGTTTTTCGAAAAATACGGCATCCgagttcttgatgccaaaagCGGCGCGGCTTCCGGGGCGTAGTGCCACCttggagaggttgatgcactcagcaatgatgttgctgatgcgatctagccccataATTAGATCGGAAGGTGCAGATGGGCAGGTTGTCGCGAGGATGCGTGGGATCCtctgagagagagatcgccgacctgctaGGCAAGCGGCACgatgatcctcgggtgaagaccttgctccgTTGATGCAGGTCTGACGGATGTTGAGCCGGCGGCGAACACCGAgtcggcgatggaggcggcggagtcGGAGTCCACCAGCATGCTCCCAAAGCGGAGCTGGACGGATTAGCGAGGAAATCCTTcgtgctctcggggaagatgatgcCAGGATGGGATGCCATCAAGCTCGTTGGAAAGGATCTaatgatcacccctacctgacgcgccaactgtcagatttagtgactggcagtccaccagggttacccaggtggtagatttgtaggcggagGGAGATCCTAAGATCAAGGACTCGAATCGTAATACAaggacgcaaggtttagacaggttcagacctccggagagtaataccctacatcatgtgttctagtggattgtattgctgatcgcaggTGCGAAGAGTTATCGTGAGGTATCCTCGGGGGGTGTCTCTAGCCGCCTTATATAAGCTGACAACCTAGAATTACAATTGCATAGGATATAATcctagtcagttgttacatgggaagcaatctgagtcgatttacaacaagtatcccatgatatccgggcagaATCCGTTCACCCAGCCTCcggacttgtgctccacgtatcttcCTACCTTAGCCCGCACAGCGTGGTCTGGCGGGCCTATGTGTCAGGGCCAACCAATATACTGATCGGTgaggacccgtgggtacccttattcCTCACCCGTACATGTCATTATAATTTTCAATAATTTGAAAAATACCATGTCAGTGACTAAGGTGGCTCCCACCTGTCAGTGACACAACTGATGGTAAATTTCCAATTGTTGAGAATTATAATGGCACGAATCCAACCAGCCCAAACTAGTCTCTAGCTAGGTCGACATACCGCCCAATATGATTTCTCCGTACAATTCACATGAAGAAGAAATAATCACGAGAGTACTATTTGAA is a genomic window containing:
- the LOC117835971 gene encoding senescence-specific cysteine protease SAG39 translates to MSVSRLIMLAVLAVVSVCAAPRALAARELAAGEDDAAAAMALRHEAWMAEHGRAYKDEAEKARRLEIFRANARLIDSLNAAGKHGHRLVTNRFADLTDEEFRAARTGYRRPAAPAAGSHGGGRFRYENVSLADAPQSVDWRAMGAVTGVKDQGDCGCCWAFSAVAAVEGLNKIRTGRLVSLSEQELVDCDVDGEDQGCEGGLMDDAFQFIARRGGLASESGYPYDGDDGPCRSAAAAARAASIRGHEDVPRESEAALAAAVARQPVSVAINGADPAFRFYGGGVLSGACGTELNHAVTAVGYGTAGDGTRYWVMKNSWGASWGEGGYVRIRRGDRGPGVCGLAKLPSYPV
- the LOC117837304 gene encoding uncharacterized protein, whose amino-acid sequence is MSWGRFSNFNPFQGPTRTVRSCPVAPRNVVVIDEDDDGGEDASEPEVFIIGGAAPPPTPAAAPGCQARKGNGLSGNVITIDDDEDVGEGAGWDKAGPSTSRASSGSPASMTPGRGSPGNRYGFDSTSDSDLSEGWDFDTDDGGSSDCEILDDTSGTAREMWETAASRKKMPHGVHEREDGWAAAFESCARSEAQPYKDSEGFFGAGCNLDETYFSTAWKGDSHNDTGGTKEGSEHVQSSANGVKDGQGPSVPNAKKCSNGNVGEGTEGMQDTNSSAKDVHAEPHPDENIFQSSSDACKGGVQNNTGVSKDHHGPSSAPSAKECSNEEGVVPQKTSEGFQTPRADGTFVYKFVSANMVFPGNSSADRKDGSPPMSVSTPDKIDEKIPDGEYSQKDQSPPEPSHASVIGERERHKESIEYKRAAEEEWASRQRQLQIQAEEAKKLRKRKKAEAQRLLDMEKRQKQRLQEVRESQRKNEEAIQLKEQYRGVVRKELEDLERRYWDMTSILRALGIPVEGGEVKAYKQALLKFHPDRVSRNDMYQQVKAEETFKFISRLKEKLPRF